TGATCACCATCGTCGACCCGCAGCACAACCAGCGCGTGGCAATCCCCGGCGAGACCGGCGCCTACGCGGTGCGCCGGGGCTACAGCCCTTCCGGGGTGGTGCAACGGCGCCTGCGCGGCATCGCTCGCCGCCACGCGTTGGAAGTCATCGACGGCTGGCAGATGGCCTCGCTAGGCGTCTACTGCGCCCTGGTGGAAGCCAAGCCCGAGCCGATGCGCACGCGCCAGCAGGTGTTGCAGGCCCTGCGCGCCGATCGCCAGGTGGAGTCGGCGCAGCCCCTGAACGCCTTCGAGGTGCGCGGGGCGATGGCGGTCGACGACCCCTACGCGTCCCTGCAGGCGGCGCACACGGCCATGGACATCGGCAAGGCCCATCGCTGGGCCACGGGCAAGGGCGTGCGCGTCGCCGTCATCGACACGGGCATCGACGCCCGCCACAAGGACCTGCGCAAGCGCATCCGCGAGTCGCGCAACTTCGTGCCCGGTGAGCCCGCCGCGGAGATCCACGGCACGGCGGTAGCCGGCGTGATCGGCGCCATCGCCGGCAACGGCCTCGGCGGGTACGGCGTGGCCCCCGAAGTGAGCCTGTTCGCCTATCGGGCCTGCTGGGATGCCCCTGGCTCGGGCGGCAGTGCCGGGCGTTGCGATTCGTTCACCTTAGCGCGAGCCCTGGACCGGGCTATCGACAAGGCGGTGGACGTGGTCAACCTTAGCCTCGCGGGGCCCGCCGATCCGCTGCTGACGCGGTTGGTGGACGAGGCGCTCGCCAAGGGCATCATCGTGGTGGGCCCGCGCGTGGCCGACGCGCGCGCCGAGTTTCCCGCCACGATCGAGGGCGTGATCGCCGTCACCTCCGCGCCCGTGGACGGCGCGATCGCGGCGCCGGGTGCCGACGTGCTCACCACCGTGCCGAGCGACGCCTTCGACTTCATGCAGGGCGTGTCCTTCGCCACCGCCCACGTGAGCGGCGTGGTGGCATTGCTCCGCGAGCGCCAGCCGGACGCGTCCCCCAACGTGATTTACGAAGCGCTTAGGTCGAGCGCCAACATGGTGCCGGAGGGGGCGGTGGTCAACGCCTGCCACGCCCTGGATTCGATCGCCGATACGGCGTGCGGCCAGTAGGCGAGGTGCTCAGCGCGCGTAGCTGATGCTCAGGACCAGGCGCGTATCGCCACGATCGCCCTGAATGCCGTTCACATCGCCAACGGTGCCTTCGCCCGCCAGCTGCACGGCCACGCGCCGGTGCAGCCACTGCACGCCCACGCGCCAAAAGCCGTGATCGTTCCAGACGTCGCGATCGAAGAACTGGGCACCGCCGGTGGCCGTGAGGCGCCAGTGGTCGGCCAGGGGATAGTGGCCGCTCACCTCCACGGCCCCGCCCGGCTCGTTCTCGCCGAGGGCATCGCGCGTGTAGGTGAGACGTCCCGAGATCGACTGGCGGAAGCTCCAGCCGAGGGCGAGTTCGGTGTAGCTGAACTCGAGGGCGTTCGGAAAGTCGTAGCGCACCAGATCGCCGCGCAGGGTCCAGTTGTCGCCGAGGCTCACGCTGCGACCGAGGTAACTCTCCACCAGCGTGCGACGGGTCTCACCGGGACGCCCCGGCAGATCGATGGTGGCGAACGTGACCCCTAGGTACGCCGCATCCCCCAGCGGTTGATCCACGCTGACGGCGACGGCCGGGTGTCCCGCGGAACGGCTCAAGCCGCGGTGCTGCAGGCTGGTGGTCGCCTGCAGCAGGAGCGTTGGCGGCACGGCCATCGCGACCGGCGCAAACAACAACAGCGTGAGCACGCAGAGCGCGCCGCGAGGGCAGGGGAAAGGGGTGGAGCGCATGCCGTCCTTTGGCGTTCACGAGCTGGCGGGGCGCTCGGATTGTACCCCGCGCGCCGACGCCTGAGCGCTCCATTGATCCGCTTTCCCGCCCCATCGGTACGACGCGCGTCAGGGTGTGCTCGGCGCGGCCTCTTCCGCGGCCAGCTCGTTGGCACGCCGGCGCGCCTCCTGGATCTCCCGATAGGCCGCGTGCGCATGCAGGCGCGATCGCGGCTTCGCAAACCGGTGAATCAAGACCATGTTGAGGAAGTGGATGATGCCCAGCACGAGCAGCACGAAGCCCACCCCGGACGCCTGATACACGATGAGGTCTTCCAGGTGCTGGATGCTCACCCCGGTTTGCATGCGCAGGAGGACGAACCCCAGGTTGATCAGGTAGAAGCCCACCACCAGCAGGTGGTTGGTGGACTTGGCGAGCTCGATGTTGCCGCCGAAGCCCTCGATGAGGAAGGCGAGGCCGTTGCGACTGAGCGTCTGCGAGACGAACACGGTGATGGCGATGCTCAAGGTCAAGTAGGTGAGGTAGGTGGCTGAAGTGAGCACGGTGAGAGACTCCTCCTGGTGAATGAACGGGCGCAGCACGCCAGCTGCGCCCCCAGGATCAGACCTAAGCGCCTCGCCCGGCCTCCGATCGGCGGATCTCGGAACGATCCGATGCGCATCCCTCGCGAACTCAGGGACTTAAGGAATTCCGGGAAGATAATCGGGAAGCCGCAGGGCGCCCGTGACTCAGGTACGGCGATCGATCGCGCTGGCGAGCCACGCCCGCGCCTGCGCGTGGTGCGCATGCCAGGCCGCCCAGGCGTCCCTCGCCCAGGCGAGCACCACGCGTTTGTGCTCGTGCGCATCGGGGGCGTCGCGTACGTCCACGATGGTCAGGGCGCCGCGCTGGCGCGGCGGCGGATCGGGCTGCGGCCGTTGCAGGGGCGGGTTGCCGTTGAGGTAGTGGCTGATGGCCTGCGCCGCCCGCGGGTCATCGTTGCCCTCGATGGCCCAGCAAGCGCCCACGAGGTGGGCGGCTGCGGACTTGGCCGAGCGCATGTAGCGATCGGGGTGCTGCAGGGCGTAGGCGTCGACCGTCAGGCGATGTAGCGGCATGCGCTGCGGCTCCGAGAAGTCGCGCGCGATCACCTTCTGGAAGATGGCGTCGCAAGCGGCCAGATCGTCGGGCTCGGCGGCCCCGCAGGCAGGGCAGCCGCTGGTGCCGTGTTGAGAGGCGTCAGCCATGTCTCTCGGAGATCCTTGGGATTAGCGGGCAGGCGCGGCACCGTCGTCGTAGAGCTGCACGATGCCCGTGATGTTGTCCCCACCCAGCCCTTGTGAGAGCCCTCGCGCATACACGTCGCCGGCTCGCTCGGCCATGGGCACCTGCGCATCGTAGGCCTGCGCGGAGCGCGCCAACAAGCCGAGGTCCTTGGCCACCAGCTCGATCGGAAAGGCAGGGGCCCAAGCGCCGGCCACCATGGCGTCGGCGGATACCTTGGCAGCGGGGCTGCACACCGGGGTCTCACCGATGATCTGCACCGCCAGGGCCGGATCGATGCCGGCGCGGCGGGAAAAGCCTATCAACTCCGCCATCACCCCGAGCTGCGTGGCGAGCATCGCGTTGATCATCAGCTTGAGCGTGGCACCGGCGCCGGTCGCGCCCACCCGGTGCACGGCGCCCGCCATCGGCGCCAGCACGGGCGTGAGTCGCGCGCAGTCGTCTTCCTCACCACCCAATACGAAGATTAGCTTGCCCGCCTCCGCCTGGGGGCGAGAGCCGGCGAGGGGCGCGTCGACGAAGGCGCGACCTGCCGCGGTGAAGGCCCCGGCGAGTTCGGACACCCAGGGCAGCGACAGGGTGGAGCACTCCACGGCCAAGACCTCCTCGCCCAACCCCGCGAGGGCGCCCTGGGTCGGGTCCAGCCAGACCTCACGCGAGGCTCCGTCGTCGCGCACCATCGAGAGCACCACGCTCGCCGCCTCGGCCGCGGCCCGGGGCGTCGGCGCCACGGCCGCGCCTTCGATCGCCTCGGCGCGTTCGCGGGTGCGGTTCCACACCGTCACGGGCACGCCGGCTGCCACCAGGCGCGCCGCCATGCGGCTGCCCATCGCCCCGGCGCCCAATATCGCCACTCGTTCGGTCATCGCCTGACTCCTGTCGTTCGAAACGTGGGGGACGTTTTACTACCACCCGAAAAGGCGATAAATACCCATTCCGGCAGCTTACTCGTGCAATATTCGCAGGAATGAAGGTCGATACGCTCCAGCTGTTCGTCGAGGTGGCGCGCCGCCTGAGCTTCGCCGCCGTGGCGGAGTCGCGCGGGGTGAATCCCTCGTCCGTCTCGCGGGTGATCGGCCAGCTCGAGGCAAACCTGGGCGTGCGCCTGTTCCAGCGCACCACCCGCAGCATGACCCTCACGGAGGCGGGCGAGCTGTATCTGCAACGGGTCGCGGCCGTGCTCGAGGAGCTCGACCAGGCGCAGGAGCAGGCCCGCCAGCTCGACAGCGGCCCGCGTGGCACGCTGCGCCTGACGGCGTCGGTGGCCTTCGGTGAGCGCGTGATCGTGCCGCGAACTCCACGCTTCCAGGCGCGCTATCCGGACGTGGCGCTAGAGCTGCTCTTCACCGACGACAACCTCGACCTCGTGCGCGAGGGCATTGATCTTGCCGTGCGCCTCACGCCCATGATGAGCGGGGATGTGGTGGCCACGCGTCTGTGCCCCACCGCCTACCGCGTGGTGGCGAGCCCGGCCTACCTCGATCGGGCCCCGCCCGTGCGCGAGCCGCAGGACCTCACCGAGCACGCGTGCTGCGTCTTTGCGCTACCCGCCTTTCGCGGCGAGTGGACCTATCGCCCGCGCCGAGGAGATTCGGAAGGTGCCCCTGGCACGGTGGCCATCCGCAGCCACCTGGTGGTGTCGTCCGCCCTGAGCCTGCGATCGCTGGTGTTGGCGGGCGCCGGCCCGGCGCTCCTCGCCGACTGGCTGATCCGCGACGACTTGGCGTCGGGCGCCCTGGTCGATCTCCTGCCGGCCTACGAGGTGACGGCCACCCGCTTCGACACCGCCGCCTGGCTGGCAATGCCGAGTCGCGCCTACCTGCCGCAGCGTGTACGGGTGATGATCGACTTCCTGAAGGAGGAGTGCTCCCCGGGCGGGTGGCAGCCCGTGTAAGGATTCGCCGCCCGCCGACGACAGTGGGGAGGAACACCGGCAGAGTGCCCCCTACCGATGAGCGCGCCCGACTTCGACAGCCTCGTCCGCGACCACGCGGACATGATCCGACGCATCGCCTCGTCCTACGAGTACGTGCCGGCGGCGGCGGACGAGCTGATGCAGGAGATCCTCCTCGCCGTGTGGCGCTCCCTCGACCGCTTCCGGGGCGAGTCGTCCTTGCGCACGTGGATCGCGCGCATCGCCCATAACGTGAGCGTCAGCCACGTGCGACGGGCGATGCGCCGCCCGCCCGTCGACCACGCCGAAGCGCCGGAGCTGGCCGACGACAGCGCCGAGCCCTCGGCCACCCTCGCCGCCTACGACGAGCGCGCCCAGCTCCTCGCGGCCATCCAGCAGCTGCCCCTCGGCCAACGCCAGGTGCTCAGCCTGCACCTCGAAGACTTCGACTACGGCGAGATCGCCGATGCCCTCGGCATCAGCGTGACCAACGTCGGAGCCCGTCTCACCCGCGCGCGCCAAGCCCTCGCGCGCCACCTGGAGCCAAGCGCATGAACATGGATCAGCACCTGCGCGAGCTGTGGCAAGCGAGCGACCCGGTGGACACGCAAGCCATCCTCGGCCGCTTGCATCGGATGGAGGCGACCCAGCAGCGGGTCAACTGGATCGGCTTCATCGCCGGGATGTTCTTCATCGCCTTGATCGTCCTGGCCGAGTGGCGCCTCGCCGCCACCGGCAGCACGGCCCAGTGGTGGGTGCCGATCAGCCTGGCCGTGGTGATGACGGGCTCCTGGGCGAACCATCTGTTCACGGCGCGCCGCCTCCAGGCACGTATCGCCCGCGCCGATCCGCGCGCCCTGCTGCGCTTTACGATCGGCCGCGCCAAGGCGGGCCTGTGGCTCGCCCGCGGCCTCTACGCAGGCTTTCCCCTCGGCATGGTGGCCGGCGTGATCACCAGTCGCCTGTTGCACGGCGACGACCCCTCCTTCGGCCTCCCGATGGCGTTACGTCTACTCGTGATCCTGGCGGCGCTAGCAGGACTCATCGGTGGCGTGTGGCAGGGACTTCGGCTCGCCCGCCTGCGACGGGAGGATATTCGCGAACTGACGGCGCGCCTGGCCCAGGCGGAGCAGGACCTGTAAGGACCGCGACCGACCTGACGACTGTCCCATTGTACAGCGCACCAAGGCGCATCCACCCCAACGACAGGAGTCGCCCGATGAGACTGAACGACAACGCTGCCCTGGCCCTCGCCCTCGGATTCACCTACGGCACCTTGGCCGCCAAGGCCCTGAAGACAGGCGATACCTTCCAGGGCGTCCTGCTGCTGATCGCCGGCATCACCCTCGCCGTCGGCCTGTGGCGGGCACGGGGGAGCGACAGCACCCATTGCCTTCAAACACGTGACGATGAGCCTATGGCGCCGGTATCGACGGAGCGCTGACGCGCCGTGACGTCTACCAAGCGAGCGCCGCGCGTCACTCCTTATATAGAGCCCGCACTACCAACGACGCACCACACTCGGCATGAGGAGCCATTTTCCGCCACCCGCACGCTTAACCCATCGAAACCGTTAGCCAATAGATGATCCCGAATACCATAAGCAGTCGGTGACTTTCCAGAACGCCGGCATCCATCGATAGCCGATCGTTTAACGCGAGCGTTATGCGGATCGCGTCACACTTTCGCTGAAACGCCCCCATGAAACGTCCACGTCAGTTCCCGCACGACGCGCTGAAATACACCGGCCTGCAGCAAAGACGGCTGCACACAAAGCTAACCGGGAACGAACCATGAAGATTTCAACTCAGATTGCCGCGGTCTCAACCGCCATCGCCGCCGGCTACGTGTGGTCCATCTGCGCCCCCACCGACGACGGCATGAACTTCGACGCCCCCATGCAGGGACCTCTCTTCGGTGCCACCGTGCAGCCCACTGCCGGCGCCAACATCTCCGCTGACAGCTTCGACGTCGACGGTCACACCGTGAGCATCGACGCCGACACTGTCGCTTCGCGCATGCAGGCCGCCAACGCTCAGGCGACCTACGCTGCCACCATCGACGTGCCCGAGGTGCTCACGCCCGCGCAGGTTCAGAAGGCTCGCGCCAAGATGAGCGGCCCCCTCGCCCAGCTCGCCGCCGCCGGTGGTGATGCCCCGGTGAGCGTGGTCGTCTCGTACGAGGAGCACCCTGAACTGTTCGACGACGCCAAGGTCGCCCAGCTTGGCGGGTCTGTCACGCACGCTTACCGTACGCTCGACATGCGCACCGTCAGCCTCCCGGCGGACGTGATCGACAACCTCGCCATCGACGACAACATCGACCACCTCGCCCTCGACGAGCCCATCAGTGTGAGCTCCGTCGCCTCGCGTAAGGCCGCCAAGGTGCCCACCGGGCAGTCGGCGAACTTCGCCTTCGATGGCACGGGCGTGAACGTGGCCGTGATCGACACTGGTGTAGCTCGCCACGCCGATCTGCACGGCAACATCCTGCAGTACGACTTCGTGGGCGGGAACTACCCGACGCCGACCATCGTCAACGGCCAGGTCACCGCCTACAACGGCAGCGGGCGCCAGGACGTCAACGGCCACGGCACTCACGTTGCCGGTGTGATCGCAGGCAGCGGCGGCAACTCGGGCAACGCCTTCCGCGGCACCGCCAAGGGCTCCGGCGTTCTCTCGCTGCGCGTCCTCGACGGCCAGGGGCAGGGCGGCGTGTCCGACGCGCTCACGGCCGTCGACTGGTTGCTGACCTACGGCAGCTACTTCGATATCAAGGTGGTGAACCTGTCCCTCGGCAAGCGCGTGAGCGAATCCGTGGACACCGATCCGCTGGTCGCGGCCGCTGAGGCGCTCTGGGATCAGGGCATGGTGGTGGTCGCCGCCGCCGGTAACCTCGGCCGCAACGGCAACTTCACCATCAAGAGCCCGGGCACCTCGCGCAAGATCATCACGGTCGGTTCGCTGACCGACAAAGGCACGGGCAACGACTACAGTGACGACTTCGTCTCGAGCTTTTCGAGCCGGGGGCCGACCCTCATCGACCACATCCTGAAGCCCGACCTCGTCGCGCCGGGTAACCGAGTGGTCGCGGCCATCCCCGACTCAGCTCAGCTGCGCTCCGACCTGCCCAACCGCGTGGTCGCCTGCAACCAGGCCAACTGCGGCGACGACTACCTAGCCCTGTCGGGTACCAGTATGGCTACCCCGATGGTCGCCGCGGCTGCCGCGCTGATGCTGCAGAAGGACCCGAGCCTGACCCCGGCCACGGTGAAGGCCCGCCTGATGCGCTCAGCACGCAAGCTGAATTCAGATCCGACCGCGACCGGCGCAGGCCTGCTCGACGTGGAAGCGGCGATGAATGACACCGCGGTGGTGACCGGCGAGGCCCTGTCCCCGCTGATGATCCACGTGCCCGGGCAGTCAGGCGTGTTGGTGGAAGACACCGCCAACCTCTGGGGCGACCAGGCCTTCGCCAGCGGCTACCTCTGGTCCGACGGCTACCTCTGGAGCGACGGCTACCTCTGGAGCGATGGTTACCTCTGGTCGGATGGGTACCTCTGGAGCGATGGCTACCTCTGGTCCGACGGGTACCTCTGGAGCGACGGCTACCTCTGGTCCGATGCGGTCACGGAGGGCGATCCTCTCTACCAGGGAACCGGCGCCTCCAGCATCCTGATGCAGGACGACGACTGACCCACCGAGGAATCGAGGAACTGAACAGAGGGGCGGCCACAACCGCCCCTCTTTTCGTTTGTAAGCCAAAGCATGCTGAGCCCTTGGTTCGACCCTACGTATGCCGACGCGGACGACGAACTCAGATGTCTCGCAGAACGAAGAGCAGAACTGCAGGAATTCTTAGCTAAGCGAGCTGATCGCTGCCCTACGTCCACATCTAACAGAAGCCAAGACCAGCTCCTGGATGGAACTCGAGCCTCGCACACGCTCGGAGTTTGACCCGCCGCTTATTTAGATTCCGTCACACTTTTCTTACACCCGCCCTGTGAGTCGTCCACGCCAAGGGCAGTACAAATCGCTGAAATACATCTGCAAGCCGCCGAGGTGGCTACGACTAACCGAACCGGGAACCGAACCATGAAAATTTCAACTCAGATTGCCGCGGTCTCCACCGCCATCGCCGCCGGCTACGTGTGGTCCATCTGCGCCCCCACCGACGACGGCATGAACTTCGACGTCCCCATGCAGGGACCTCTCTTCGGTGCCACCGCGCAGCCCACTGCCGGCGCCAACGTCTCCGCTGACAGCTTCGACGTCGACGGTCACACCGTGAGCATCGACGCCGACACCGTCGCCTCGCGCATGCAGGCCGCCAACGCTCAGGCGACCTACGCCGCCACCATCGACGTGCCCGAGGTGCTCACGCCCGCACAGGTGCAGCAAGCTCGCGCCAAGATGAGCGGCCCCCTCGCCCAGCTCGCCGCCGCCGGTGGTGACGCGCCGGTGAGCGTGGTCGTCTCCTACGAGGAGCACCCTGAGCTGTTCGACGACGCCAAGGTCGCCCAGCTCGGCGGCATCGTCACGCACGCTTACCGAACCCTCGACATGCGTACGGTCAGTCTGCCCGCTGACGTGATCGATAACCTCGCCATCGACACGAACATCGATCACCTCGCCCTCGACGAGACGGTCAGTGTCGCCTCCGTCGCGTCCCGCGGCGCAGCCAAGGTGCCCCATAGCAGCTCTGCCAACAGCGCCTTCTCAGGCGCCGGCGTCAACGTGGCAGTCATCGACACGGGTGTCTCGCTCCACACGGATCTCGACGCCCAGGTGCTGCAGTACGACTTCGTCGGTGGCAACTACCCCGAACCGGAGATCGACGACGGCGAGATCGACGACTTCAACGACACGGGCCGCGCAGACGTATACGGCCACGGCACCCACGTGGCAGGCATCATCGCCGGTCACGGAAGCAACTCCGGTGACGTCTTCCGCGGCGTTGCGGAAGGTGCCGGACTGCTTTCCCTGCGCGTGCTCGACGGCACGGGCCAGGGCGGCGTGTCCGACACCCTGGCCGCCATCGACTGGCTCTTGACCTACGGTCAGCACTTCGACATCAAGGTCGTTAACATGTCGCTCGGCAAGGGCGTCACCGAGTCGATCGACTCGGATCCGCTGGTCGCCGGTGTGGAAGCGCTCTGGGATGCCGGCATGGTGGTCGTCGCTGCCGCGGGCAACCTCGGTAACGATGGTCACTTCACCATCAAGAGTCCGGGCATCGCGCGCAAGATCATCACCGTGGGCTCCCTGACCGACCAGGGCACGGGCTACGACTACAGCGATGACTTCATCTCATCCTTCTCCAGCCGTGGGCCGACCCTGATCGACCACGTGCTGAAGCCGGACCTAGTCGCACCGGGCAACCGCGTGGTGGCTCCGATCCCCAATGGCGCACAGCTGCTTGCGGATCTGCCCGATCGTGTCGTCGCCTGCACCGTCGCCGGCTGCGATGACGACTATCTGTCCCTGTCGGGCACCAGCATGGCGGCCCCGATGGTCGCCGCCGCTGCCGCCCTGATGCTGCAGAAGGACCCGAGCCTGACCCCGGCCACCGTGAAAGCACGCCTCATGCTCTCCGCTCGCAAGTTGGACGTGGACCCGACCGAGGGTGGCGCTGGCCTGCTCGACATCAACGCC
This genomic stretch from Pseudomonadota bacterium harbors:
- a CDS encoding S8 family serine peptidase, which codes for MKISTQIAAVSTAIAAGYVWSICAPTDDGMNFDAPMQGPLFGATVQPTAGANISADSFDVDGHTVSIDADTVASRMQAANAQATYAATIDVPEVLTPAQVQKARAKMSGPLAQLAAAGGDAPVSVVVSYEEHPELFDDAKVAQLGGSVTHAYRTLDMRTVSLPADVIDNLAIDDNIDHLALDEPISVSSVASRKAAKVPTGQSANFAFDGTGVNVAVIDTGVARHADLHGNILQYDFVGGNYPTPTIVNGQVTAYNGSGRQDVNGHGTHVAGVIAGSGGNSGNAFRGTAKGSGVLSLRVLDGQGQGGVSDALTAVDWLLTYGSYFDIKVVNLSLGKRVSESVDTDPLVAAAEALWDQGMVVVAAAGNLGRNGNFTIKSPGTSRKIITVGSLTDKGTGNDYSDDFVSSFSSRGPTLIDHILKPDLVAPGNRVVAAIPDSAQLRSDLPNRVVACNQANCGDDYLALSGTSMATPMVAAAAALMLQKDPSLTPATVKARLMRSARKLNSDPTATGAGLLDVEAAMNDTAVVTGEALSPLMIHVPGQSGVLVEDTANLWGDQAFASGYLWSDGYLWSDGYLWSDGYLWSDGYLWSDGYLWSDGYLWSDGYLWSDAVTEGDPLYQGTGASSILMQDDD
- a CDS encoding S8 family serine peptidase, translated to MKISTQIAAVSTAIAAGYVWSICAPTDDGMNFDVPMQGPLFGATAQPTAGANVSADSFDVDGHTVSIDADTVASRMQAANAQATYAATIDVPEVLTPAQVQQARAKMSGPLAQLAAAGGDAPVSVVVSYEEHPELFDDAKVAQLGGIVTHAYRTLDMRTVSLPADVIDNLAIDTNIDHLALDETVSVASVASRGAAKVPHSSSANSAFSGAGVNVAVIDTGVSLHTDLDAQVLQYDFVGGNYPEPEIDDGEIDDFNDTGRADVYGHGTHVAGIIAGHGSNSGDVFRGVAEGAGLLSLRVLDGTGQGGVSDTLAAIDWLLTYGQHFDIKVVNMSLGKGVTESIDSDPLVAGVEALWDAGMVVVAAAGNLGNDGHFTIKSPGIARKIITVGSLTDQGTGYDYSDDFISSFSSRGPTLIDHVLKPDLVAPGNRVVAPIPNGAQLLADLPDRVVACTVAGCDDDYLSLSGTSMAAPMVAAAAALMLQKDPSLTPATVKARLMLSARKLDVDPTEGGAGLLDINAAMNESVVVAGEALSPLMEHVPGQNGVLVEDTANLWGGTAFASGYLWSDGYLWSDGYLWSDGYLWSDGYLWSDGYLWSDGYLWSDGYLWSDAVGNGDPLYERTGASSLILNDD
- a CDS encoding LysR family transcriptional regulator encodes the protein MKVDTLQLFVEVARRLSFAAVAESRGVNPSSVSRVIGQLEANLGVRLFQRTTRSMTLTEAGELYLQRVAAVLEELDQAQEQARQLDSGPRGTLRLTASVAFGERVIVPRTPRFQARYPDVALELLFTDDNLDLVREGIDLAVRLTPMMSGDVVATRLCPTAYRVVASPAYLDRAPPVREPQDLTEHACCVFALPAFRGEWTYRPRRGDSEGAPGTVAIRSHLVVSSALSLRSLVLAGAGPALLADWLIRDDLASGALVDLLPAYEVTATRFDTAAWLAMPSRAYLPQRVRVMIDFLKEECSPGGWQPV
- a CDS encoding S8 family serine peptidase, which codes for MFARALIAGLALLLMQPAAFAGAVAPEPAADDERRMLITIVDPQHNQRVAIPGETGAYAVRRGYSPSGVVQRRLRGIARRHALEVIDGWQMASLGVYCALVEAKPEPMRTRQQVLQALRADRQVESAQPLNAFEVRGAMAVDDPYASLQAAHTAMDIGKAHRWATGKGVRVAVIDTGIDARHKDLRKRIRESRNFVPGEPAAEIHGTAVAGVIGAIAGNGLGGYGVAPEVSLFAYRACWDAPGSGGSAGRCDSFTLARALDRAIDKAVDVVNLSLAGPADPLLTRLVDEALAKGIIVVGPRVADARAEFPATIEGVIAVTSAPVDGAIAAPGADVLTTVPSDAFDFMQGVSFATAHVSGVVALLRERQPDASPNVIYEALRSSANMVPEGAVVNACHALDSIADTACGQ
- a CDS encoding NAD(P)-dependent oxidoreductase — its product is MTERVAILGAGAMGSRMAARLVAAGVPVTVWNRTRERAEAIEGAAVAPTPRAAAEAASVVLSMVRDDGASREVWLDPTQGALAGLGEEVLAVECSTLSLPWVSELAGAFTAAGRAFVDAPLAGSRPQAEAGKLIFVLGGEEDDCARLTPVLAPMAGAVHRVGATGAGATLKLMINAMLATQLGVMAELIGFSRRAGIDPALAVQIIGETPVCSPAAKVSADAMVAGAWAPAFPIELVAKDLGLLARSAQAYDAQVPMAERAGDVYARGLSQGLGGDNITGIVQLYDDGAAPAR
- a CDS encoding DUF5946 family protein, which produces MADASQHGTSGCPACGAAEPDDLAACDAIFQKVIARDFSEPQRMPLHRLTVDAYALQHPDRYMRSAKSAAAHLVGACWAIEGNDDPRAAQAISHYLNGNPPLQRPQPDPPPRQRGALTIVDVRDAPDAHEHKRVVLAWARDAWAAWHAHHAQARAWLASAIDRRT
- a CDS encoding RNA polymerase sigma factor; translated protein: MSAPDFDSLVRDHADMIRRIASSYEYVPAAADELMQEILLAVWRSLDRFRGESSLRTWIARIAHNVSVSHVRRAMRRPPVDHAEAPELADDSAEPSATLAAYDERAQLLAAIQQLPLGQRQVLSLHLEDFDYGEIADALGISVTNVGARLTRARQALARHLEPSA